Genomic window (Pradoshia sp. D12):
AGCCGTCTCAGCTTTTGGTTGTCATCTAGCTTCGGCTCCTAGACCCTCGAGACATAAGTGTAGCCACTGCGGGAGGAAAGGACGCCTCCCTACGTGCCTCCTCTTATGCTTGTCGGGTCTGAACAGTCGCCTCAGCTTTTGGTTGTCATTTATTGTGGTTCGGGATAGTATTAAGTTATGAATTATGAGGGTTTTGGGTTGGTTAAAGTGTGAAGTGTATAATCCATACATAGTACCGTTATTTGAAAGTAGCTATAATGATGATGAGTTGATAAGTTTCAGGATTTCTTCAGTACCGTAATACAATTGGTGGATTGGTATGTATGAAAGAGGTGCCATAATGAAAATACTTCAAAATGTTATAGTGAAACAGGTATTAACTGAGAAGAGTAAAATACAGCTGTTGGAGCAGTTTGAATATAAAAAAAGCGTTTTGAATAAAGAATGTGATCAATTGCGCTTTGAATTAAAGAAGCTGGAAAAAACAAAGAAATTTCAACCCGCAAGCTTAAAAACGCATTTTGAGAAAGAAATCGATATGCGTAAGGAAAAAGTGAAGCTGCTGGACTTTCAAATTCAACAGCTTGATATTCTCCCCTATGGGAGTGAATTAAAGGAACGAGAAGTTCAGGCAATAATTGATGTTGAAGTCGGGCAAAATTGGGAAGAAGTTGTACAAACTAAAACCATCATTATTAAAGATGGAATCATTGATGAATTTAAATAGAGGTGAACAGAAAGAAATGCAAAAATGGTTTAAAGTTGGCAAAATTGTTAATACCCACGGAATAAAAGGCGAGGTCAGGGTTATTTCAAGCACTGATTTCCCGGAAGAACGATATAAAAATGGGAGCACTTTATATATCTTTAAAAAGAGCTCAAATGAGCCTGTTGAAGTCACTGTTCAATCTTCAAGACAACACAAAAACTTTTATTTATTGACGTTTGAAGGGCATGGCACGATAGAATCAGTGGAGTCTTATAAAGAAGGCGTATTAAAGATATCAGAGGAACAAATGGGCAGCCTTGATGAAGGGGAATATTATTACCATGAAATCATCGGATGCACAGTACGTACAGCAGATGGTGCCGAATTGGGTGTGGTAAAAGAAATCCTTTCACCTGGAGCAAATGATGTATGGGTCATCAGCGGGAAAAACGGTAAAGAAGTATTGATTCCTTATATTGATGATGTTGTTAAAGAAATTGATGTAGATGCAAAAATGATCTCGATTGATCCGATGGAAGGACTGCTTGATTAATGAGAATCGATATCCTAACCTTATTTCCTGAAATGTTCAGCGGAGTGTTTGGATCCTCCATCCTTAAGAAGGCTGCTGAAAAACAGGCAGTTGAATACCATACCCATAATTTCCGGGAGTATTCAGATAACAAGCATCAATCTGTTGATGATTACCCATATGGCGGTGGGGCAGGAATGGTACTGAAACCTCAGCCGATTTTTGATTGCTTGGAGCAAATCACTCCAAAAGAGCAGAAGAAAAAGCCTCGGGTCATCCTTTTATGTCCACAGGGGAAACGCTATAACCAAGCTAAAGCAGAGGAACTGGCAAAGGAAGATCAGCTTATTTTCGTGTGCGGGCATTACGAAGGGTATGACGAAAGGATACGCGAACATGCGGTAACAGACGAAATATCAATTGGTGATTTCGTATTAACGGGTGGAGAGCTTGGAGCAATGGTGATCATCGATAGTGTAGTGCGGCTATTGCCAGGGGTGCTGGGGAATGAGGATTCACCTGTACTGGATTCATTTAGTTCAGGTCTTTTGGAACACCCTCATTATACGCGTCCGGCTGATTTTCGCGGGATGAAGGTCCCGGATGTTCTCATTTCGGGAAACCATAAATATATTGAGGAATGGAGAAAGAAAGAATCTTTGCGCAGAACCTGGCAAAGGCGTCCGGATTTATTGAATCATTATGATCTGACCAAAGAAGAAAAAAAATGGCTCGAAGAAATAAAAAATGAAGATAGATAGTTGCGCTTTAGGTGTTTTATATGATAAGATACATTTTGTGAGTTAGGCTGTAAAGCCTTGCTTTTATAACAATGTTCCGCTGTCATTATCTCGAGAAGGGGTGGCAAGAGCATTGGGTGGAAGGAGTTGAATACGATGCATAAATTAATCGAAGAAATCACGAAGGATCAATTAAGAACTGATCTTCCTACTTTCCGTTCCGGTGATACTGTAAGAGTACACGTTAAGGTTGTTGAGGGAACTCGTGAACGTATTCAGGTATACGAAGGCGTAGTAATCAAGCGTCGTGGAGGCGGAATCAGTGAAACTTTCACAGTCCGCAAAATTTCCTATGGTGTAGGTGTTGAACGTGCATTCCCATTGCACACACCACGTATCGCTAAATTGGAAGTTATCCGTCGCGGTAAAGTACGTCGTGCTAAGCTTTATTACTTGCGTAACCTACGCGGTAAAGCAGCACGTATTAAAGAAATCCGATAATTACGTGTTTAACGTGAGTGGATACAAGGAGCTTGTGCTGACACAAGCTCCTTTTTCACATTAAACATCAAATTATTGCTTTTTTATGTGAAAAGTATATATTTATACATATATAGAGAAGATATAGGCGGTGTACGAATATGGCTAAGTCTAAAGGGAAAAGTGAAATCCTCGAGTGGGTTAAAGCTTTAGTTATTGCAATAGTATTGGCAGCAATCATCCGATATTTCCTATTTGCACCTATATTGGTTGATGGTTTATCGATGATGCCAACCCTTCATAATGAAAATAGAATGGTAGTCAATAAAATGTCCTATAAAATCGGTGAACCTGAGCGATTTGATATAGTGGTATTTCACGCTACAGAAGAAAAAGATTACATTAAAAGAGTAATTGGCTTACCTGGAGATAAAATAGAATATAAAGATGATACTTTATATATTAATGGCAAGGCATATGAAGAGCCTTACCTGGATGAAGCCAAGGAACAAATGATTGAAGGACCTTTGACAGAACCATTTACACTGGAAGAAATTATTGGCCAGGAAACGGTTCCCGAGGGTGAAGTGTTTGTGATGGGGGATAATCGAAGATACTCGAAAGATAGCCGCCATATTGGAA
Coding sequences:
- a CDS encoding YlqD family protein, whose protein sequence is MKILQNVIVKQVLTEKSKIQLLEQFEYKKSVLNKECDQLRFELKKLEKTKKFQPASLKTHFEKEIDMRKEKVKLLDFQIQQLDILPYGSELKEREVQAIIDVEVGQNWEEVVQTKTIIIKDGIIDEFK
- the trmD gene encoding tRNA (guanosine(37)-N1)-methyltransferase TrmD, yielding MRIDILTLFPEMFSGVFGSSILKKAAEKQAVEYHTHNFREYSDNKHQSVDDYPYGGGAGMVLKPQPIFDCLEQITPKEQKKKPRVILLCPQGKRYNQAKAEELAKEDQLIFVCGHYEGYDERIREHAVTDEISIGDFVLTGGELGAMVIIDSVVRLLPGVLGNEDSPVLDSFSSGLLEHPHYTRPADFRGMKVPDVLISGNHKYIEEWRKKESLRRTWQRRPDLLNHYDLTKEEKKWLEEIKNEDR
- the lepB gene encoding signal peptidase I, with protein sequence MAKSKGKSEILEWVKALVIAIVLAAIIRYFLFAPILVDGLSMMPTLHNENRMVVNKMSYKIGEPERFDIVVFHATEEKDYIKRVIGLPGDKIEYKDDTLYINGKAYEEPYLDEAKEQMIEGPLTEPFTLEEIIGQETVPEGEVFVMGDNRRYSKDSRHIGTIKQSEILGKTSLVYWPLKEFRIVD
- the rimM gene encoding ribosome maturation factor RimM (Essential for efficient processing of 16S rRNA), encoding MQKWFKVGKIVNTHGIKGEVRVISSTDFPEERYKNGSTLYIFKKSSNEPVEVTVQSSRQHKNFYLLTFEGHGTIESVESYKEGVLKISEEQMGSLDEGEYYYHEIIGCTVRTADGAELGVVKEILSPGANDVWVISGKNGKEVLIPYIDDVVKEIDVDAKMISIDPMEGLLD
- the rplS gene encoding 50S ribosomal protein L19 translates to MHKLIEEITKDQLRTDLPTFRSGDTVRVHVKVVEGTRERIQVYEGVVIKRRGGGISETFTVRKISYGVGVERAFPLHTPRIAKLEVIRRGKVRRAKLYYLRNLRGKAARIKEIR